A stretch of Elgaria multicarinata webbii isolate HBS135686 ecotype San Diego chromosome 5, rElgMul1.1.pri, whole genome shotgun sequence DNA encodes these proteins:
- the ATP4B gene encoding potassium-transporting ATPase subunit beta: MATLNEKKTCSQRMENFQRFLWNPETGQLMGRTLINWVWISLYYVAFYVVMTGLFALGIYSLMKTLDPYTPDYQDRLKSPGVTLRPDVYGEKGLEIYYSISEKESWSPYVTILQNFLSAYNETQQQENKDCSEIEGYFKQKTFDAPHHTKHSCKFTQDMLGNCSAAVDPTFGFPERSPCLIIKMNRIIHFLPGNVSAPPRVNCTTQNGTSPLDINYYPPNGTFNLHYFPYYGCKAQPTYRNPLVAVKLVNFPLNEEVIIVCRVVGAGITSDNPHDQYEGKVEFKIHIKNSTG; the protein is encoded by the exons ATGGCAACTTTGAACGAAAAGAAGACCTGTAGCCAAAGAATGGAAAATTTCCAACGTTTCTTATGGAATCCAGAAACAGGACAGTTAATGGGAAGAACGTTGATTAACTGGG TATGGATCAGTCTTTACTATGTTGCATTCTACGTGGTGATGACTGGGCTATTCGCACTTGGTATATATTCTTTAATGAAGACACTCGATCCATATACACCGGACTACCAAGATCGATTAAAATCACCAG GGGTGACATTACGACCTGATGTATATGGAGAAAAAGGACTGGAAATTTATTACAGTATTTCTGAAAAGGAGTCCTGGAGTCCTTATGTTACAATTCTTCAAAACTTTCTTTCAG CATATAATGAAACCCAGCAACAAGAAAATAAGGACTGTTCTGAAATAGAAGGGTACTTCAAACAAAAGACATTTGACGCACCACATCACACAAAACATTCTTGCAAATTTACACAAGATATGCTTGGAAACTGCTCTGCTGCGGTGGATCCCACTTTTGGTTTTCCGGAAAGAAGCccatgtttaataataaaaatgaacaga ATTATCCATTTTCTCCCTGGCAATGTCAGTGCACCACCAAGAGTGAACTGCACAAcacag AATGGTACCAGCCCACTGGATATAAATTATTATCCTCCAAATGGAACTTTTAACCTTCACTATTTCCCCTACTATGGATGTAAAGCACAG CCTACCTACAGAAATCCACTGGTAGCAGTGAAACTTGTCAACTTTCCCCTTAACGAAGAAGTAATCATAGTATGCAGAGTTGTTGGTGCTGGAATTACATCAGATAATCCTCATGACCAATATGAAGGAAAAGTGGAATTCAAAATTCATATAAAAAACAGCACTGGTTAA